One Dehalococcoidales bacterium DNA window includes the following coding sequences:
- a CDS encoding AAA family ATPase yields MMRQERFTEQAWDAITSSQQLVGQFRHNQWDVEHIFLTLLRQERGLVGDILRDLGVNVEAVQREAEATLEKIPKITYEVGQIYATPRIAALFSAADAESRRLQDEFIGTEHLLIAIAGEEKGEAAGILGRSGVNQEKVYSALQKLRGGHRVTDARAESKYRSLEKYGRDLTELARQGKLDPVVGREDEIKRVMQVLTRRTKNNPVIVGEAGVGKTAIAEGLAQKIAADDVPNSLKGRKVVALDMGALVAGTKFRGEFEERLKAVMDEVRQGEGEIILFIDEIHTVVGAGAAEGAIDASNMLKPALAHGELQCIGATTLDEYRKFIEKDKALERRLQPVFLGEPTVEATIEMLHGLRPRYEAHHKIKISDAALEAAARLSQRYVSDRYLPDKAIDLIDEAASKLRIDTESAPPEVKSLEQRLKQLTNEEEAATQREDYETAAQLKVERLQLEEEYDGAKSEWLQKEKISEVVDENDIASLISIWTGIPISQMLEGEAEKLLFMEERIHERLVNQEEAVVAISEAIRRSRAGLKDPRRPIGSFIFLGPTGVGKTELARALAQFLFDDENAMVRLDMSEYQERHTVSRLIGAPPGYIGFEEGGQLTEAVRRRPYRVILLDEIEKAHPEVFNTLLQVLDDGRMTDGHGRTVDFKNTVIIMTSNAGVELIRRESAIGFAATRKGDSGAQKRGYEEMKGKVMAEVKKTFRPEFLNRLDETIVFHELTEEQLRQIVELMIKDLQGRLLERKLSIELTEEARSWLAKAGYDPQFGARPLRRAIERYVENPLSTQVLRGEFNEGDTVVVDVEGDELTFTSKAAEAPA; encoded by the coding sequence GGAGAGATTTACTGAGCAGGCGTGGGATGCGATTACCAGTTCGCAACAGCTTGTCGGGCAATTCCGTCATAACCAGTGGGATGTGGAACACATATTCCTGACTTTACTTCGGCAGGAGAGGGGTCTGGTAGGTGATATACTCCGGGACCTGGGCGTAAACGTAGAGGCGGTGCAGCGCGAGGCCGAAGCGACACTGGAGAAGATACCCAAGATTACCTACGAGGTTGGGCAGATATACGCAACACCACGAATAGCGGCGCTTTTTTCGGCGGCTGATGCCGAGTCGAGAAGGCTTCAGGACGAGTTCATCGGTACCGAGCATCTACTGATTGCCATAGCTGGTGAAGAAAAGGGTGAAGCAGCCGGTATTCTTGGCCGGTCTGGTGTTAACCAGGAAAAGGTATATTCAGCCCTTCAGAAGCTGCGCGGTGGTCACCGAGTAACCGACGCCCGGGCGGAGAGCAAGTACCGCTCACTGGAGAAGTACGGTCGTGACCTCACCGAGCTGGCGCGTCAGGGTAAGCTCGACCCGGTAGTCGGTCGTGAGGATGAGATAAAGCGCGTGATGCAGGTGCTCACACGACGCACCAAGAACAACCCGGTGATTGTCGGTGAGGCGGGAGTAGGCAAGACCGCGATTGCCGAGGGGCTGGCCCAGAAGATTGCCGCGGATGATGTGCCGAACTCTCTCAAGGGCCGTAAGGTAGTTGCCCTGGACATGGGGGCTTTAGTCGCGGGCACCAAGTTCCGCGGTGAGTTTGAGGAGCGGCTCAAGGCGGTGATGGATGAGGTCCGGCAGGGGGAAGGCGAGATAATACTGTTTATCGATGAGATACACACCGTGGTTGGTGCCGGCGCGGCCGAGGGAGCGATAGATGCCAGCAACATGCTGAAACCGGCGCTGGCGCACGGTGAGTTGCAGTGTATCGGTGCCACCACGCTTGATGAGTATCGCAAATTCATTGAGAAGGACAAAGCCCTGGAACGGCGCCTCCAGCCTGTCTTCCTTGGTGAGCCCACTGTTGAGGCCACTATCGAGATGCTGCACGGACTGCGCCCGCGGTATGAAGCTCACCACAAAATAAAAATCAGCGATGCTGCACTGGAAGCGGCCGCCCGTCTCAGCCAGCGCTACGTTTCGGATAGATACTTGCCGGACAAGGCGATTGACCTGATTGACGAGGCAGCCAGCAAGCTGCGCATTGATACCGAGAGTGCCCCGCCTGAGGTAAAGTCACTTGAACAGCGCCTCAAGCAGTTGACCAATGAGGAGGAAGCGGCCACGCAGCGAGAGGACTACGAGACCGCTGCCCAGCTCAAGGTAGAGCGGCTCCAGCTTGAGGAGGAGTACGACGGGGCTAAAAGCGAATGGCTGCAAAAGGAGAAAATCAGTGAGGTGGTCGATGAGAACGATATCGCCAGCCTGATATCCATCTGGACGGGTATTCCAATATCCCAGATGCTCGAGGGTGAGGCGGAGAAGCTGCTCTTCATGGAGGAGCGTATCCACGAGAGGCTGGTGAACCAGGAGGAGGCGGTCGTAGCCATCTCCGAGGCCATTCGCCGGAGTCGGGCCGGGCTGAAGGACCCCAGACGGCCCATCGGGAGCTTCATATTCCTCGGCCCGACGGGTGTCGGTAAGACGGAGTTGGCACGCGCCCTGGCCCAATTCCTGTTCGACGATGAGAATGCCATGGTGCGCCTGGATATGTCCGAGTACCAGGAGAGGCACACCGTATCACGCCTCATCGGTGCTCCACCCGGATACATTGGCTTCGAGGAGGGAGGGCAACTTACCGAGGCGGTGAGGCGTCGGCCCTACCGGGTCATCCTGCTCGACGAGATTGAGAAGGCACACCCCGAGGTGTTCAATACCCTGCTCCAGGTCCTCGACGACGGCCGCATGACGGACGGCCACGGGCGGACGGTGGATTTCAAGAATACCGTGATAATCATGACCAGCAACGCTGGCGTGGAGCTTATCCGGCGGGAGAGTGCCATCGGTTTTGCCGCAACGAGAAAGGGTGATTCCGGCGCTCAGAAGCGAGGCTACGAGGAGATGAAAGGGAAGGTTATGGCCGAAGTCAAAAAAACCTTCCGCCCCGAGTTTCTCAATCGACTGGACGAGACTATTGTCTTCCATGAGCTAACCGAGGAACAACTGAGGCAAATCGTGGAGCTGATGATCAAGGACCTGCAGGGGCGGTTGCTGGAGCGCAAGCTCAGCATTGAGCTGACCGAGGAAGCCAGGTCCTGGCTGGCAAAGGCAGGCTACGACCCGCAGTTCGGCGCCCGGCCACTGAGACGGGCTATTGAGCGCTACGTGGAGAACCCGCTGTCAACTCAGGTTCTCAGGGGTGAGTTCAACGAGGGCGATACCGTGGTGGTCGATGTGGAAGGGGACGAGCTGACTTTTACATCAAAGGCAGCGGAAGCACCGGCGTAG